Proteins encoded by one window of Chondromyces crocatus:
- a CDS encoding tetratricopeptide repeat protein, translated as MKLRVGASALLLSFVLPAALTELGQGSLPFAERESLAQQADAVTEVARQRYEDGVKAYDAGRFEDARAAFLQAYSLKRHPAVLLNLGQSELRAGYADDAGNHLQQFLREHKAVTPEQKAAAEKGINDAKRKAGFIIVIIDATGADVSIDGTVVGKSPLLDPVFVKPGKHTVAASYGGKSTSTQVDARPAAAAAANLVLGVAGAPTPAPVPVSRPATTPAPPPPSSSPTQEAAPPASTQPNANDASTASASGSFVLAPTSPKGDTGPGKREPILDWYKRKPIAWVGTGVAGVGLITGTVFSVLASDSSSAADAIAQQMSEHAVKNPGSTMGRTRGYCGSSGNPSGALPEFRTACAALQDRIDTYDTRYALAVTGWVVFGLGVVGTAAYAMIDWYPKKAPSTALIAPRVTSIAPLISPDQAGLGVGGTF; from the coding sequence ATGAAGCTACGCGTCGGCGCCTCCGCCCTTCTCCTTTCGTTCGTTCTCCCCGCTGCACTCACCGAGCTGGGGCAAGGTTCCCTGCCGTTCGCCGAGCGTGAGAGCCTCGCCCAGCAGGCCGACGCGGTGACCGAGGTCGCCCGCCAGCGCTACGAGGACGGCGTGAAGGCCTACGATGCGGGGCGTTTCGAGGACGCGCGGGCAGCCTTTCTGCAAGCGTATTCGCTGAAGCGTCACCCTGCCGTTCTGCTCAACCTCGGCCAGAGCGAGCTCCGCGCTGGCTATGCTGACGACGCAGGAAACCACCTCCAGCAGTTCCTCCGTGAGCACAAGGCGGTGACCCCCGAGCAGAAGGCGGCAGCGGAGAAGGGCATCAACGACGCAAAGCGGAAGGCGGGCTTCATCATCGTGATCATCGACGCCACCGGGGCGGACGTGAGCATCGATGGAACCGTGGTCGGCAAGTCTCCGCTGCTCGATCCCGTCTTCGTCAAGCCGGGCAAGCACACGGTCGCCGCGAGCTACGGGGGCAAGTCGACCTCGACGCAGGTCGACGCTCGCCCTGCCGCCGCGGCCGCGGCCAACCTGGTGCTGGGCGTGGCCGGCGCACCGACCCCTGCCCCGGTACCCGTCAGCCGCCCCGCCACCACACCAGCGCCGCCTCCTCCCTCATCTTCCCCCACACAAGAAGCAGCGCCGCCTGCCTCCACGCAACCGAACGCGAACGACGCCAGCACGGCGAGTGCGTCCGGCTCCTTCGTCCTCGCGCCGACGAGTCCAAAGGGCGACACCGGCCCGGGCAAGCGCGAGCCCATCCTGGACTGGTACAAGCGCAAGCCCATCGCCTGGGTCGGGACGGGTGTCGCTGGGGTCGGCCTGATCACGGGCACGGTGTTCTCGGTCCTGGCATCCGACTCGAGCAGCGCCGCGGATGCCATCGCTCAGCAGATGAGCGAGCACGCCGTCAAAAACCCGGGCTCCACGATGGGCCGGACCCGCGGCTACTGCGGCTCCAGCGGCAACCCCTCGGGCGCCCTCCCCGAGTTCCGGACCGCGTGCGCCGCGCTGCAGGACCGGATCGACACCTACGACACCCGCTACGCGCTCGCGGTGACCGGCTGGGTCGTGTTCGGGCTCGGCGTCGTCGGCACAGCGGCGTACGCCATGATCGACTGGTATCCGAAGAAGGCGCCTTCCACAGCGCTCATCGCCCCGCGGGTCACCTCCATCGCCCCGCTCATCTCCCCGGATCAGGCTGGCCTCGGCGTCGGCGGCACGTTCTGA